Proteins from a genomic interval of Zingiber officinale cultivar Zhangliang chromosome 1B, Zo_v1.1, whole genome shotgun sequence:
- the LOC122032128 gene encoding NDR1/HIN1-like protein 1 has protein sequence MSEKRECGHNDGECKRRRIYRRIIACILFLITLVLLIILIVWLVLRPTKPRFYLQDASLVQLNLTADAAILTTFLQVTISSRNPNDRIGIYYNRLVAYARYNSQQITSSTVLPPVYLAPHEQVIWSPFLFGGAVPLDSNLAAALYQDQKAGFVLISVRVGGRLRWKVGTWISGRYHLHVNCPALLVRKPGSYDFRFQQSTRCSVDV, from the coding sequence ATGTCGGAGAAGAGGGAGTGCGGCCACAACGACGGCGAGTGCAAGCGGCGCCGGATTTACCGCCGAATCATCGCTTGCATCCTCTTCCTGATCACCCTCGTCCTCCTTATCATCCTCATCGTCTGGCTCGTCCTCCGCCCCACCAAGCCCCGCTTCTACCTCCAAGACGCCTCCCTCGTCCAGCTCAACCTCACCGCCGACGCCGCCATCCTCACCACCTTCCTCCAGGTCACCATCTCCTCCCGCAACCCCAACGACCGCATCGGGATCTACTACAACCGCCTCGTGGCCTACGCCCGCTACAACAGTCAGCAGATCACCTCCTCCACCGTGCTCCCTCCCGTCTACCTGGCCCCCCACGAACAAGTCATCTGGTCTCCTTTCCTCTTCGGCGGCGCTGTCCCCCTCGACTCCAACCTCGCCGCCGCTCTGTACCAGGACCAGAAAGCGGGGTTCGTCCTCATCTCTGTGCGCGTGGGCGGCCGCCTCCGGTGGAAGGTCGGCACATGGATCTCCGGCCGGTACCACCTCCACGTCAACTGCCCTGCGTTGCTGGTGCGGAAGCCTGGATCCTACGACTTCCGGTTCCAGCAGAGCACCCGGTGCAGCGTTGACGTCTGA